The sequence below is a genomic window from Rudanella lutea DSM 19387.
AACTGGACTCGGTGGCACGGATACATCAACTTCAGCAACATTAACCGTCAACCCATTACCTACGGCCAGCATCTCCGCGTCAAACACCGAGATTACCTGTACCGTCCCTACAATCACTCTTACTGCTTCAGGCGGGGGTACCTACCGCTGGGATAACAACACGACCAGCGCGACCCGCACAGTCAATGCGGCCGGCACTTACTCGGTAACGGTCACTAGTGCTAACGGTTGTACGGCTGTGGATTCGCAAGTGATTACTCAGAATAACACCGCCCCCTCAGCTAATATCTCGGCACCTGCGACCGAAATTACCTGTACGGTGCCAAGTATCCTCTTGACCGCAACCGGTGGAGGCACTTATCGTTGGGATAACAACACCACCGCAGCAACCCGTACGGTTAATGCCGCTGGCACTTACTCGGTAACGGTCACTAGTGCCAACGGATGTACGGCTGTGGATTCGCAAGTGATTACTCAGAATAACACTCCGCCTACGGCTAACATCACGACAGCCAGCACGGAGATTACCTGTGCGAACCCCACCATCAACCTGACAGCCACCGGTGGCGGCACCTACCGTTGGGACAATAACACGACCAGCGCGACCCGCACCGTCAATGCAGCCAGCACTTATTCGGTCACCGTTACCTCGGCTAACGGTTGTACGGCGGTAGACACCCAGGTGATTACCCAAAACACCACTCCGCCCACGGCCAACATCACGACAGCCAGCACGGAGATTACCTGTGCGAACCCCACCATCAACCTGACAGCCACCGGTGGCGGCACCTACCGCTGGGACAATAACACCACCAGCGCAACCCGCTCGGTCAACGCAGCCAGCACCTATTCGGTCACGGTTACGAGTGCCAATGGTTGTACGGCAGTGGATACTCAGGTGATTACCAGCAACACCACGGCTCCATCCGCAAACATCTCAGCCGCGGTCACCGAGGTTAGCTGTACGGTCCCTACAATCACCCTCACTGCCTCGGGCGGGGGTACCTACCGCTGGGACAATAACACGACTAGCGCGACCCGCACGGTTAACGCGGCCGGGACTTATTCGGTGACCGTGACTAGTGCCAATGGCTGTACGGCTGTGGATTCGCAAGTGATTACTCAGAATAACACTCCGCCTACGGCCAACATCACGACAGCCAGCACGGAGATTACCTGTGCAAACCCCACCATCACCCTCACTGCATCAGGCGGAGGCACATACCGCTGGGACAATAACACGACTAGCGCGACCCGCTCGGTCAACGCGGCAGGCACTTACTCGGTAACAGTCACGGCAGCCAACGGCTGTACTGCGGTGGATACACAAGTGATTACGCAGAATAACACCGCCCCGGCAGCCAATATCTCGGCGCCTGCGACCGAAATTACCTGTACGGTGCCAAGCATCCTTCTAACCGCAACCGGCGGGGGCACTTATCGTTGGGATAATAACACCACCGCAGCAACCCGCTCGGTCAACGCGGCAGGCACCTACTCGGTAACGGTCACTAGTGCCAACGGTTGCACAGCTGTGGATACCCAAGTGATTACTCAGAATAACACCGCCCCCTCGGCTACCATTCTCACACCGACCAGTACAACCCTGACCTGTACGACCACGTCGCTCGCCCTGACCGCAACCGGTGGCGGCACCTACCGCTGGGATAACAACACGACCACGGCAACACGCACGGTTAACACGGCAGGCACCTACTCCGTCACCGTCACGGCTGCCAACGGCTGTACGGCCACCGCCAGCACCAGCGTGTTCAGCAATACCGGCGTCGTTACCGTTACCACACCGACCACCACCACCGGCATCGTCAATGCACCCTTTTCCGTCACATTTACCGCTACCGGGGGGCAGGCAGGCTACACCTTTAGCCTGGACAATGGTACTCTACCCACTGGCCTGAATCTAGGCGGGACCGGAATACTGGCGGGCACACCCACCCAGACGGGTTCATTTACCTTCACCGTGCGCGCTCAGGATGCTAACGGGTGTACGGGCGTCAGTGCCGTCTACACCCTGGTTCTAAGCACCACCGCCACGGTTTCGACAGACGCGCCAAACAATATTTCGGGCACGCAGGCATTCCTTGGCGGCACCGTTTCTGCCGACGGAGGAGCGACGGTCACTGAAGTCGGAATAGTGTATCTGACCGGGGCAGGCACGCCAACCACCAGCAACACCAAAGTGATGATGGGGGCCGGTGTGGGAACGTATAGTCAGCTCGTAACCGGACTCAGCCCCGCCACCGCCTACAGCGTACGTGCTTACGCCATCAACCGGGCGGGCACCAGCTACGGCAACCTCCAAACCTTCACCACCTCATCGGCCCCTCTGGCCCCTGTGGTGCTCACACCAGCCAATGGTAGCGTAACCAATCAGAACCGGCCTACCTACACTGGTACGGCCGCGCCGGGCGATGTTGTCACTGTACGGGTGGACAACATTATTGAAGGCCAGGTGACCACCGATGCAAGCGGCAACTGGTCAATCACCTCCTCGTCGCCACTACCCGACGGGCCTCATTCCGTATACGCCAGCGTGTTTCGCGATGGCATACTGAGTGCCAATAGCAACACCAACACGTTTACCGTCGACACGACCCCGCCCCCCGCTCCGGTCGTGACCACCCCCGCCAACGGCGCTTTGCTGAGCAACAACACGCCCACCTACACCGGCACAGCCGAGCCTGCGAGCACCGTGACGGTGATCGTGGATGGATCAACCGTGGGCACCGCCACCGCCGATGCAAGCGGCAACTGGAGCTTCGCCCAAAGCACCCCGCTCGCGCAGGGATCTCATACCGTTCGGGCTCGCGCGACGGATGGGGCGGGTAACACCAGTGTGAACAGCAATACCAACACGTTTACCGTCGACACCAATGCGCCCACGGTGACCATTACCAGCTCGGCGACGGACCCCACCCCCACCAGCCCCATTCCCCTTACCTTCACCTTCTCGGAGTCGGTCACCGGGTTTGTGGTGGAGGACATCACGGTGGGCAACGGGGGGCTGAGCGGGTTTGTTGGCTCGGGGAGCACGTACACGGCCAACTTCACGCCCGCAACCCCTGGGTTAGTGTCCGTGAGTGTGGTTGCCGGCGTCGCTCAGGATGCGGCAAACAACCTCAACGGGGCATCCAACCGGTTCACCCTCACGTATGCGCCACTACCTACTATTGCCGGGTTGAGTGCTTCACCAACGGCGGTTTGTACGGGTAGCCCGGTTACGTTTACCGCCACGATTGGCAACGTAACGGGCAGCTATGCCTATACACTCACCAACGGCAGCAGCACCAGCTCGGGCACCTCGTCGAACCTGTCGTTCAGCCAGGTATGGCAAACCGCAGGCTCGGGTGTGCAAACCTTTACCTTGACGGTAGCGGGCAATGGCCGCAGTGTGGCTACCAGCACGGTCACAGTGAATGCCTTGCCGGTGGCCACCCTGAGCAGCAGTGGCACGCTGACCTGCGCCCAGACCTCGGTTGTACTGACGGCCACAGGGGGCAGCAGCTATGCCTTCAGCGGGGCGGGTCTGAGCCAGTCGGGCAGCGGGAACACGGCCCCGGTTTCATTGCCGGGCAC
It includes:
- a CDS encoding beta strand repeat-containing protein, whose product is MPSILLTATGGGTYRWDNNTTAATRTVNAAGTYSVTVTSANGCTAVDSQVITQNNTPPTANITTASTEITCANPTINLTATGGGTYRWDNNTTSATRTVNAASTYSVTVTSANGCTAVDTQVITQNTTPPTANITTASTEITCANPTINLTATGGGTYRWDNNTTSATRSVNAASTYSVTVTSANGCTAVDTQVITSNTTAPSANISAAVTEVSCTVPTITLTASGGGTYRWDNNTTSATRTVNAAGTYSVTVTSANGCTAVDSQVITQNNTPPTANITTASTEITCANPTITLTASGGGTYRWDNNTTSATRSVNAAGTYSVTVTAANGCTAVDTQVITQNNTAPAANISAPATEITCTVPSILLTATGGGTYRWDNNTTAATRSVNAAGTYSVTVTSANGCTAVDTQVITQNNTAPSATILTPTSTTLTCTTTSLALTATGGGTYRWDNNTTTATRTVNTAGTYSVTVTAANGCTATASTSVFSNTGVVTVTTPTTTTGIVNAPFSVTFTATGGQAGYTFSLDNGTLPTGLNLGGTGILAGTPTQTGSFTFTVRAQDANGCTGVSAVYTLVLSTTATVSTDAPNNISGTQAFLGGTVSADGGATVTEVGIVYLTGAGTPTTSNTKVMMGAGVGTYSQLVTGLSPATAYSVRAYAINRAGTSYGNLQTFTTSSAPLAPVVLTPANGSVTNQNRPTYTGTAAPGDVVTVRVDNIIEGQVTTDASGNWSITSSSPLPDGPHSVYASVFRDGILSANSNTNTFTVDTTPPPAPVVTTPANGALLSNNTPTYTGTAEPASTVTVIVDGSTVGTATADASGNWSFAQSTPLAQGSHTVRARATDGAGNTSVNSNTNTFTVDTNAPTVTITSSATDPTPTSPIPLTFTFSESVTGFVVEDITVGNGGLSGFVGSGSTYTANFTPATPGLVSVSVVAGVAQDAANNLNGASNRFTLTYAPLPTIAGLSASPTAVCTGSPVTFTATIGNVTGSYAYTLTNGSSTSSGTSSNLSFSQVWQTAGSGVQTFTLTVAGNGRSVATSTVTVNALPVATLSSSGTLTCAQTSVVLTATGGSSYAFSGAGLSQSGSGNTAPVSLPGTYTVVVTNAAGCTATATTTVESATSTVNASLVASGTLTCANPTVTLTTSPAGASYAFSGPGLNLSGASNTATVSTAGTYSVVVTAAGGCSAVATVTVQGNTTPPTASIAPTSATLTCTNPTATLTASGGGSYRWEDGSTNALRTANTAGTYSVTVTAANGCTATASVTISEDKTPPTVSLSASGTVTCANPTVTLTASPAGQGTYRFTGPGLNQSGAANTATVSAGGVYGVTVTAANGCTASATTTVESATNAVNASLVASGTITCNNSTVTLTASPAGASYAFSGPGLNQTGATNTATVSAAGTYSVVITAAGGCSALATVTVSGNTTPPTAGISPSTTTLTCPNPTATLTATGGGTYRWEDNTTSATRTVSIAGTYSVTVTGVNGCTAT